The Fructilactobacillus myrtifloralis genome contains a region encoding:
- a CDS encoding methylenetetrahydrofolate reductase, with translation MSVPVGIEISAQATPAANQAWLARSGLGTTLRPAFVTITDRTGGQVLAPGWLDMVERLTAVRIPVLPHLTGLYQTPGGLKQRVQALTALGVRRYLVLRGDRKVNHRPTGYYPHATDLLRALHRDPRFTLGAAADPLRHPESATWGTELFYLRAKVQAGAQFLVTQFCFDDDALVTWLARLQAAQLQVPVIVGVLPLTSRDRLRQAERLAGHTLPPALVRQFAACPDESAVRAFGIRLARAQINFLRQQGVGVHLYTFNDVELIHILKALIN, from the coding sequence ATGTCAGTTCCAGTTGGCATTGAAATTTCAGCACAAGCAACGCCAGCGGCGAACCAAGCTTGGCTAGCTCGGAGCGGGCTCGGAACAACACTCCGGCCGGCATTTGTGACCATTACCGATCGAACTGGTGGTCAGGTTCTGGCACCGGGGTGGCTTGACATGGTCGAGCGGCTTACGGCTGTTCGAATTCCGGTGCTGCCCCATCTAACGGGGTTGTACCAAACTCCTGGGGGTCTGAAGCAACGCGTCCAAGCCCTGACGGCGTTAGGGGTGCGGCGTTACTTAGTGTTACGAGGGGATCGAAAGGTGAACCACCGGCCCACCGGTTATTATCCCCACGCGACGGACTTACTCCGCGCGCTACACCGCGATCCTCGATTCACATTAGGGGCGGCCGCGGACCCGCTGCGTCATCCGGAATCGGCAACGTGGGGCACAGAACTATTTTACCTGCGGGCGAAGGTCCAGGCGGGGGCGCAGTTTTTGGTTACCCAGTTTTGCTTTGATGACGACGCTCTCGTGACGTGGTTGGCTCGGTTACAAGCCGCCCAGCTTCAGGTCCCAGTAATTGTGGGGGTTTTACCCCTGACCAGTCGGGATCGCTTACGCCAGGCAGAGCGGTTAGCAGGTCACACCTTACCACCGGCACTGGTGCGCCAATTTGCCGCTTGTCCTGATGAGTCAGCCGTTCGGGCCTTCGGGATTCGGCTCGCCCGGGCGCAAATTAACTTTTTACGCCAACAGGGAGTCGGGGTGCACCTCTATACATTTAATGACGTGGAACTAATTCATATTCTGAAAGCTTTAATTAATTAG
- a CDS encoding lectin-like domain-containing protein, producing the protein MLKKLLVSSALTLVTIGSLLSSGGLLTHASNTLGIPAPPESGPSMSNFTYKDKPPAAVDYPNVQVVTDNNPGQSRGLWWKNKVDLTKPFTLKYYIYIASNDPSSAADGLTFTLQNDKDQIDNAKNGSVATGTNGESLGAYGDFRTPIFNFNPSNILDDAKEAYDNTHRIKNSLSLEFDPYFNSDYSDAFQLPSNANEKSHLAFTIPDKNHINVHNWSNGSRNYNLMGINHYGANKQWYDNLPNGSSSLKPYPNNRTSPNYGALSAPNLVGSSNSSDFNKARWEPVVYKWTPNSTGSYGSATATFGYPDSSKNTGGFPQLTLSSPRVNIAGTFGSDKTAYWGMTGSTGQKYMVSAISATDIPGNPGVSKTAADLTKLGKQGLRISKASGGKVVSKNAPGALMPDDSTLTSEELMRALPFDAQFTGDDGNKYPVFRNKIYDADVGDIFLYRADIYNYYDSIFNEKNPDIGNHWYNVHVKDSLPNQLRLLDGSKDVDLYFEDIPPIKKDTPSPTPQSHGFKAALVSDKFDDKNQKAVINTVSASGSNFADKTPVESSAVQVIPSGKTPGKPSFYINNQMQNVTQNMTDWSDTLNNVGDYDAINYRIPLYNFSQVPLTNGQYTFHLPSVKNNDPNSLKLQFEGQDIPYDASDTTKGLHYTMSDDDVTQSDGSTYKNAKKIVIKGLPTLDAYSTKNITANVNLGANQGKSFASTPTLTGQVNRSSETVSYYGNKEVYNLNSGSVQIAPNSFEYGTHAFFTENSYMLPQNTYSFDEAGNPVPTTPRIDPRRGYQAFSIKDTRKGAARKDFKVSLSQAKDNSQSAGRDQLKNADIIGANDSPFQLVFFDGKGAKHPLTPGNNDNVMVYSSGDDLPDLKSVVWNDRTGLKLNVRKTPNAPESGHQDYGATLNWTINSTDTP; encoded by the coding sequence ATGCTGAAAAAATTGCTCGTGAGTAGTGCCCTCACGCTCGTCACCATAGGAAGCTTGCTTTCCAGCGGTGGGTTACTGACCCACGCCAGTAACACGTTAGGAATTCCCGCGCCACCCGAATCTGGCCCTAGTATGAGTAACTTTACTTACAAAGATAAGCCGCCGGCCGCGGTCGATTATCCGAACGTCCAGGTCGTTACTGACAATAATCCAGGTCAATCTCGGGGGCTCTGGTGGAAAAACAAGGTCGATTTAACCAAACCATTTACTTTAAAGTACTATATTTACATTGCTTCCAATGATCCATCATCAGCTGCAGATGGATTAACTTTTACTTTACAGAATGATAAAGATCAAATAGATAATGCTAAAAATGGATCTGTCGCAACTGGTACAAATGGGGAATCTTTGGGTGCTTATGGTGATTTCAGAACTCCCATTTTCAATTTTAATCCGAGTAACATTTTAGATGACGCTAAAGAAGCTTATGATAATACCCATAGGATTAAGAATTCATTATCACTAGAATTTGATCCTTATTTTAATAGTGATTATTCAGATGCCTTTCAATTACCAAGCAACGCAAACGAAAAATCTCATTTAGCATTTACGATTCCTGATAAAAACCACATCAACGTTCATAATTGGAGCAATGGGAGTCGTAATTACAATCTAATGGGAATTAATCATTATGGTGCTAATAAACAGTGGTATGACAATCTTCCAAACGGAAGTAGCTCGCTCAAACCATATCCTAACAATAGGACCAGCCCCAATTACGGAGCGCTTTCTGCTCCTAACCTAGTTGGGAGTAGCAATAGTTCCGACTTTAACAAAGCTCGATGGGAACCGGTCGTTTACAAGTGGACTCCAAATAGTACCGGATCTTATGGAAGTGCAACAGCAACATTTGGATATCCTGATTCATCCAAAAACACAGGTGGTTTCCCACAGCTAACCCTATCATCTCCGAGGGTTAACATTGCTGGAACCTTTGGATCAGACAAAACTGCTTATTGGGGAATGACTGGTTCTACTGGTCAAAAATACATGGTTAGTGCCATCTCAGCCACTGATATTCCAGGAAATCCTGGAGTTAGTAAGACCGCCGCTGATCTAACCAAGTTAGGAAAACAGGGACTCCGGATTAGTAAAGCCAGCGGTGGAAAAGTAGTCTCTAAGAATGCTCCGGGCGCCTTGATGCCGGATGACTCCACCCTAACGAGTGAGGAACTCATGCGCGCCCTGCCATTTGATGCCCAGTTTACGGGTGATGATGGCAATAAGTATCCAGTTTTTCGGAATAAAATTTATGATGCGGATGTGGGTGATATCTTCCTGTATCGGGCTGATATCTATAACTACTACGATAGTATCTTTAACGAAAAGAATCCAGATATCGGAAACCACTGGTACAACGTGCACGTCAAGGATAGTTTGCCAAATCAACTAAGATTGCTAGACGGAAGCAAGGATGTTGACCTGTACTTCGAAGATATCCCACCAATCAAAAAGGATACTCCGAGCCCAACACCGCAGTCCCACGGGTTCAAAGCGGCATTAGTTTCCGATAAGTTTGATGATAAGAACCAAAAGGCCGTAATTAATACGGTGAGTGCGTCTGGATCAAACTTTGCTGACAAGACACCGGTTGAATCCAGTGCGGTCCAAGTGATTCCAAGTGGTAAAACGCCCGGCAAACCATCCTTCTACATTAACAACCAGATGCAAAACGTTACCCAAAACATGACGGATTGGTCTGATACTTTAAACAACGTTGGTGATTACGATGCCATTAACTACCGGATTCCCCTGTATAACTTCAGTCAGGTTCCGTTAACTAATGGTCAGTATACTTTCCACCTCCCTAGTGTTAAGAACAACGATCCCAACAGTTTGAAGCTCCAGTTTGAAGGTCAAGATATTCCGTATGACGCGAGTGATACCACGAAGGGCTTGCATTACACCATGAGTGATGATGACGTCACCCAGAGTGATGGCTCGACCTACAAGAACGCTAAAAAGATTGTCATTAAAGGCTTACCGACGCTCGACGCGTACTCCACGAAGAACATCACAGCCAACGTCAACCTCGGTGCTAACCAGGGAAAATCCTTTGCTAGCACGCCAACGTTGACGGGTCAGGTTAATCGGAGTTCGGAGACCGTCAGTTACTACGGAAATAAGGAAGTTTATAACTTAAACTCCGGGAGCGTCCAGATTGCACCGAATAGTTTTGAATACGGAACGCACGCCTTCTTCACAGAAAATTCGTATATGTTACCTCAGAATACCTATTCCTTTGATGAGGCTGGCAATCCGGTTCCAACTACGCCGCGCATTGATCCAAGACGCGGTTATCAAGCCTTCTCCATTAAAGACACCCGCAAGGGAGCGGCCCGTAAGGACTTCAAAGTTAGTCTCTCGCAGGCCAAAGATAACAGCCAAAGCGCTGGTCGTGACCAACTCAAGAATGCCGATATTATTGGTGCCAATGATTCACCGTTCCAGTTAGTCTTCTTTGATGGTAAAGGAGCTAAACATCCGTTAACCCCTGGAAACAACGATAACGTGATGGTCTACTCGTCAGGTGATGATTTACCCGACTTGAAGAGTGTGGTTTGGAACGATCGAACTGGTTTAAAGCTGAACGTCAGAAAGACCCCAAATGCCCCAGAAAGTGGACATCAGGATTACGGCGCCACCTTAAACTGGACGATTAACTCCACTGATACTCCGTAA
- a CDS encoding WxL protein peptidoglycan domain-containing protein — translation MNNMTNKRLRYLIGILCAGVCLLATPSTSWAQNTPDAPDNFSVSPLLGDLPLQPGQRYFALRSQDNTTYKLPILVKNDSELPMKVTTNFNNAVTADNGTISYTNHQAQPRGRNSLTNKLSGSRTRHLTLEPHSNQVVIYELHTGRQGTGVTLGGITATSMVDRQGEIKNTVTFVNGVELNSGQNRPVLSSLRLQRVFVAPRSDGAIVVAKVANPKPQLLQHLRGKITVKQGKRTILTQPLKDVSIAPNSTVKFTLPPKQMPAGNYQVVLQLHKGHQATSLHRNLVIKRSLN, via the coding sequence ATGAACAACATGACCAATAAGCGACTCCGTTACTTGATTGGCATTCTGTGTGCCGGGGTTTGCTTATTAGCAACCCCATCCACTAGTTGGGCGCAAAATACTCCCGACGCCCCCGATAATTTTTCGGTAAGTCCCCTCCTAGGCGATTTACCATTACAGCCGGGGCAACGCTATTTTGCACTGCGTTCACAGGATAATACGACGTACAAGCTCCCCATCTTAGTCAAAAATGACAGTGAGTTGCCCATGAAAGTCACCACGAACTTTAACAACGCCGTGACCGCTGATAACGGAACCATTAGTTACACTAACCACCAGGCCCAACCCCGGGGACGTAACAGTCTCACTAACAAACTAAGTGGCTCCCGCACACGGCACCTCACGTTGGAACCGCATTCCAACCAAGTCGTGATCTACGAGCTTCATACTGGGCGACAAGGTACCGGGGTAACCCTAGGCGGAATTACCGCCACCTCAATGGTTGACCGCCAAGGTGAGATTAAAAATACCGTAACCTTTGTTAATGGAGTTGAGTTGAACAGTGGACAGAACCGGCCCGTGCTGTCCTCGTTACGATTGCAACGCGTGTTTGTGGCTCCTCGCTCAGACGGTGCCATTGTGGTGGCAAAGGTTGCCAATCCAAAACCCCAATTATTGCAACATCTGCGGGGCAAAATTACGGTAAAACAGGGGAAGCGAACGATCCTCACGCAACCATTAAAGGACGTTAGCATTGCTCCCAATTCAACGGTTAAATTTACCCTGCCCCCGAAGCAAATGCCCGCGGGGAACTACCAAGTGGTGCTCCAGTTACACAAGGGTCACCAAGCAACATCGCTCCATCGGAACCTCGTGATTAAACGAAGCCTAAACTAA
- a CDS encoding DUF916 domain-containing protein, with translation MILKNHKLRLLIGFAFFSFLFALFVPTVHATPGPGVAVKPNYPSTQIQNSGSFFFKTKPGEPQTITVDLANLANYSQTLDIEPTTAYTSKDGAITYKPGKMPSDRTLKYKMRNLVKEKKQTVTLGANQTKKVSFTVNPPKKDYKGIILGALYIKTESKNDNVNANNVNLNNKVALVMPLMIKSQDKKVNPKLTVPKIAPNKSGAQTIIDTTLANERPTTIKGMEVKDRIYRKGNPKKTLAKNHQYQLSMAPNSNFKMQNDFGKNALLPGTYHLSLQAHDMNGNHWKIEKDFNVSIKDSVIYNNNNWWWIALLVALFLIILLLLYLIYRQKRKQKKLLNDRTKYVGD, from the coding sequence ATGATTCTAAAAAACCATAAATTACGCTTATTAATTGGCTTTGCATTCTTTTCCTTCCTGTTTGCTTTGTTTGTCCCCACTGTCCATGCGACCCCGGGACCTGGTGTAGCAGTAAAACCGAACTATCCTAGTACCCAAATCCAAAATAGTGGATCGTTCTTTTTTAAGACTAAGCCTGGTGAACCCCAGACAATTACTGTGGATCTAGCAAACTTAGCCAACTACTCGCAAACTTTAGACATCGAACCCACGACGGCATACACATCTAAAGATGGTGCAATTACTTACAAACCAGGTAAGATGCCGTCCGATCGTACTTTAAAGTACAAAATGCGGAATTTAGTGAAAGAAAAGAAACAAACCGTGACCCTGGGTGCTAACCAAACCAAAAAGGTTAGTTTTACGGTTAATCCCCCTAAAAAGGACTACAAGGGAATCATTCTGGGTGCTTTGTACATCAAAACAGAAAGCAAAAACGACAATGTCAACGCCAACAACGTAAACTTAAACAACAAAGTGGCCCTAGTAATGCCACTAATGATTAAATCCCAGGATAAAAAGGTTAATCCTAAGTTAACCGTTCCAAAGATTGCGCCCAATAAGAGTGGTGCTCAGACCATCATTGACACCACGTTAGCTAACGAACGGCCTACCACAATCAAGGGAATGGAAGTTAAAGACCGGATCTACCGGAAGGGTAACCCCAAGAAAACCCTGGCTAAAAACCATCAATATCAACTCAGTATGGCGCCGAACTCCAATTTCAAAATGCAAAATGACTTTGGAAAGAATGCTTTACTACCAGGTACATATCATTTAAGCCTCCAAGCTCACGATATGAACGGAAATCACTGGAAAATTGAAAAGGACTTTAACGTCTCCATCAAGGATTCAGTAATTTACAACAACAACAACTGGTGGTGGATTGCCCTGCTTGTCGCCCTCTTCTTAATCATCTTGCTGCTGCTGTACTTAATCTACAGACAAAAGCGCAAACAGAAAAAGCTTCTAAACGACCGAACTAAATATGTAGGTGATTAG
- a CDS encoding WxL domain-containing protein: protein MKKNKLILSGVASFAAVLGLAAAVPAVHAAPTVDNSELPQNTSTTMNDKTGSVSAKSNAHVAVQTGYLSLNSVPDLNFAPTSQSDSNQTQGLLNNNTGARQSAISITDSRNTKDAQNGWTLDAALGQFNNEAGQAAANPAAWAINLNNTNYTNSQGSRVNINSNARITAGGQGANVITATDGQGLGNTTVDYGRQGKDVASLVVPAGTTPGAYDAPITWTLAAGTPTNPTN, encoded by the coding sequence ATGAAGAAGAATAAGCTTATCCTTAGTGGAGTTGCTTCATTTGCCGCTGTTCTTGGTTTAGCCGCTGCAGTCCCTGCTGTACACGCTGCTCCAACAGTTGACAATAGTGAACTACCACAAAACACTAGTACCACGATGAACGACAAAACGGGTAGTGTTTCTGCTAAGTCAAACGCTCACGTAGCCGTTCAAACTGGTTACCTATCTTTAAACTCAGTTCCTGACTTGAACTTTGCCCCAACCAGTCAATCAGATTCAAATCAAACTCAAGGTTTGTTGAACAACAACACTGGTGCCCGTCAAAGTGCCATCTCAATTACTGATAGCCGGAACACCAAAGATGCTCAAAACGGTTGGACGTTAGACGCTGCGCTTGGTCAATTCAACAACGAAGCTGGTCAAGCTGCTGCTAACCCCGCTGCCTGGGCAATTAACTTGAACAACACAAATTACACTAACAGCCAAGGTTCACGGGTTAACATTAACTCAAACGCCCGGATTACTGCTGGTGGTCAAGGTGCCAACGTAATTACTGCTACTGACGGTCAAGGTCTTGGAAACACGACGGTTGACTACGGTCGTCAAGGTAAGGACGTTGCAAGCTTAGTAGTTCCTGCTGGTACTACTCCAGGTGCATACGACGCCCCAATTACTTGGACGTTAGCTGCTGGAACACCAACTAACCCTACAAACTAA